A segment of the Halovivax limisalsi genome:
TATCGATCCGGCCTCTCGGTGCCGATGGGTGAGGACGGCGTGTTCCAGGCCATCTCGACCGAACCCGGCTACTACGACGAAACCGACCGCACGCTCGCGGAGTTACTCGTCGCCCACGTTGGAAACGCCCTCGAGCGCGTTCGCTACCAGGACGCCCTCACCGTCGAGCGCGACCACTTCGCCGCGCTGTTCCAGAATATCCCGGACCCGGCCGTCGAGTACTCGCTCGTGGACGGCGTTCCCCGGATCGAGTCCGTCAACTCGGCGTTCGTCAGCCAGTTCGGCCTGGAACCGGACGAGGCGGTCGGCGAGTCGGTGCTCGATCGCCTGGTTCCCGATGGCGAACGGGAATCGGCGCTCGGTCACTACGACCGGATCGCCGACGGCGACCCCGTCGACGCCGAGGTGGCCCGCCGGACCGACGACGGGATTCGCCCGTTCCTGCTCCGGAGCGTCCCCGTCGCCTCGGCCGACGGCGGGCGGGGCTACCTGATCTACACCGACCTGGGCGAGCTGAAAGCCCGCGAACGGGAACTTCGCCAGCAGAACGAGCGCCTCGATCGGTTCGCGAGCGTCGTCAGTCACGACCTCAGGAACCCGCTGTCGGTCGCCTCCGGCTACCTCGAACAGGCCAAAGCCACCGGGGACGTCTCGTACCTCGACGAAGTCGAGCGCGGGCACGACCGCGCGTTCGCCATCATCGAGGACGTCCTGACGCTCGCACGCGGCGGCAATACCGTCTCCGACCCGGAGGACGTCGACCTCGCGACCGTCGCCCAAACTGCTTGGGGAGACGTCGACACGGGCGACGCCACCCTCGAATTACCCGTCGACCGCTCCGTTTACGCCGACCAGGGGCGGCTCCGCCAGCTCTTCGAGAACACCTTTCGCAACGCGATCGAACACGGTCGCCCGGACGAGTCGGCCGATCCCCTGACGGTGACCGTCCGGGAGATCGAGGGCGGCTTCGCCGTCGCGGACGACGGCGTCGGCTTTCCCGACGACGTCGCGGACCTCTTCGAGTACGGCGTGACCACCTCGCCCGACGGCACCGGCTTCGGCCTCTCGATCGTCGCGGAAGTGGCCGAGGGACACGGCTGGGACGTCGAATCCGCGGACAGCCCGGACGGCGGGGCCGAGGTTCGCATCACGGGTACCGACGAGCTCGCCCACCTCGATCTCGACGAGTGAGTGCCGCACCGTCGTGGAACCGTGCCAGCGGTGACCCGGACCGACGATGGCTCGAGAGGTTGCGTCGATCTCCGACAGGTTTAGCACCGGTCCGTCCCCATCGAAACTATGATCGACTGTCGGTCAGACACGGTGACGAAACCGGACGGGGAGATGCGCGAGGCCGCGTTTTCGGCCGAGGTGGGGGACGACGTCTACGGCGACGACCCCACCGTCAACGAACTCGAACGGCGGGCGGCCGAGCGCGTCGGGACGGAGGCGGCCCTGTTCGTCCCGACGGGGACGATGGGCAACCAGGTGGCGGCGTTCGTCCACACCGAACCCGGCCAGGAGGTGCTCGCCGACCGCAGGAGCCACGTCGTCAAGTACGAACTCGGCGGCCTCGCCCGGCACGCGGGCCTGCAGGTGCGCATGCTCGACGCCGATCCGCGCGGCGTTCCGACGCCCGAGCAGGTCGCGGCGGGCTACGTCGAGGAGGATCTGCACCGACCCGGAACCGGCCTGCTCTGCCTCGAGAACACGCACAACGCCCGGGGCGGCCTCGCGATCGAACCCGCCGCGATCGCCGCGGCGGCGGAGGCCGCTCACGAACGGGGCGTACCCGTCCACCTCGACGGAGCGCGCGCGTTCAACGCGGCGACCGCCCTCGACGTTCCCGTGACCGACCTCATCGGCCCCGCTGATTCGGTCATGTTCTGCCTCTCGAAGGGCCTCGGCGCGCCGATGGGGTCGATCCTCGCCGGCGACGCGGACTTCGTCGAGGAGGCGAGACGCGCACGCAAGAGCTTCGGCGGCGGCATGCGCCAGGTCGGGATCGTCGCCGGACCCGGGTTACGAGCCCTCGAGAACGTCGACGACCTCGCGGCCGATCACGACCTCGCGCGAGCGCTCGCGGCGGGGCTCGACGAGATCGACGGCCTGTCGGTCGCCGAGCCGGAGACCAACATCGTGCTCGTCGACGTCGCCGGGACGGGCCTCGACGCCGCGGCTGTCACCGAGCGCCTGCGGGAAAACGGCGTCCTCGTCTCCGAATTCGGCCCCGAGACGGTGCGCGTGACGACCCACCGCGATCTCGATCGCGACGACGTGGAGGCGGTCGTCGAGCGCACCAGTTCGACGCTTTCGTGAACGCGCGGATTCCGTCGCCACGACGGCTCGGTGACGATGTCGTCGGAGATGCGGGGCACCGCTCCGCAGGGTCGGCTGCGGTGCCGGTCGGCCGACGCGCGCGCGACCGCCGCCGAAGTCACCAGCATCCGGCGCGCCAGTCACTCACTTCTTCATTCCGTCCTGGAACTCGAGGACGGTCCGTCGAAGGAGGAGGTACGTGAAGAATATCAGGACCAGCAGGATGGCGACGATGGCGAGGATCACCGGATCGTCCGGCAGGAATCCGAGCATACCGTCGGCTACAGGCGGCGAGGTCAAAGACGTTTCGACGCGCGTACTCGTCGCTCGTGCGCTTCCCGCGCGCCGGCGTCGTCACGGCGGGCCCGATCCGGCCCTGACCCGGTTCGGCCAAGTCCGGACGTGTCGGGCGCTCGACGAGCGTCTGACGGTGAAAGGCGAATTTTAGCTAGAGGTGGCTATAACTCCTCTCCACCCATCGTCTCGGATGCGCCCCGGCGAACCACGCCGGTGGGTTCGACCGGGGTTGGCCACGACCCGGTGGCCGCCTGTCTGACATCACCTGCGGGCGCAGCCGGGTGCGCTGGCTCCCGTCCGCACCGCGCTGGTCATGTGACCCGCTCGGTCAGGTGCCCGCTGTCGCCCGCCACACCGGCATCCGATCACCATCTCGGGCCCTCCGCGGCGACCGTACCGTCCCGCCTTGCGAACCCGCCCTGTCCGAGACGACCGCCCGACAACCGACCTCCCGATTCCACTCCCTTTCCGATTCCGAACCCGTTCGACTCCTGGCCCTCCCCGCTCCCGACATCGCCACGCGATCGGGTTGACTCCGCCACGCGCACGGCCGTCCCGGCGATCGGCCGGTCGGCTCTTTGGACCCGACGTCAGCGGTCGACGATGGTCGAGGCGATGGTCGACCCGTCGGGCTCGCGCTGTTCGATCGCGAGTCCGTCGTCCGTCCGCTCGACCGTCGCGAATCCGGGTCGATAGCCGCGCGGCTGGGCGTGACTCCCGGGATTGCACAGCACGACGTCGTCCGTTTCGACCAGCGTCGGCTGGTGGCTGTGGCCGAAGACGACCAGGTCCGCGTCGCGCTCGCGACCGAACATGGCCAGCGCGGTTTCGCCGCCCGCCGGCTGGTGGCGCACCGCGATCGTGACCCCGTCGGTCTCGATCGTGCGCTCGGTCGGCAGGCGATCCGCGACGCCGGGTTCGTCGACGTTCCCGGCCACGGCGTACAGCGGAGCCGAGAACGACTGGAACGCGTCGAGCACCGCCTCGGTCTTGAAGTCGCCCGCGTGGACGATGGCGTCGGCCTCGCGGGCGGCGGTCAGCGCCTCGCCTTCCAGGCAGTGGCCCTCGGTGCCGTGCGTATCGGAGAAGACGGCGATCATACCGAACCGTTCGCCGGCCCCGCGGAGGATTCTTTCGGTCGATCGAAGCGACCGCTTCGTGGTTTCATCCCGCCGCGCGGCCCACCGCTGACGGGTCTGTACCGTCTGCCCCGCCGATTCGAGTCGCCGCCATTTTTATTGCGCCGATCCGAACGAACTCCCGATGGCAAGCAGCAGGTCGGTCGTGATCGCCGCACTGATCGCCAACGGCGCGATCGCCGTGATGAAGTTCGTCGGCTACCTCCTCACGATGAGCCCGGCGATGCTCTCGGAGACCTACCACTCCATCTCCGATACGGGCAACCAGGTGTTCCTCCTGATCGGCCTGCGCTACGGCGCCCAGGAGGCCGACCGACAGCACCCGTTCGGCTACGGCAAGGCGCAGTTCTTCTACGCCATGCTCGTCAGCGTGATCCTCTTCGGCATCGCGGGCTGGGAGAGCGCCCGCCACGGAATCGACGCGCTGCGTCACGGCTCGCACGCCACGATGGGACAGACGCCGCCGCTGCCCGTCGTCGGCGCCGTCGACGGCGTCTACGTCAACTACGCCGTGCTCCTCGGGGCGATCGTCTTCGAGGCGTGGGCGCTGAAGAAGGCCTACGAGGGGATCTCCGCCCAGATGGACGAACACGGCTGGGAGACGATCCGCGAGGCGTTCCGGAAGACCAGCGACGTGACGACGCTCACCGCGCTCACCGAGGACGCGATCGCGCTGGCCGGCGCGGGCATCGCCCTCTTCGGCGTCTACCTCACCCGGGTGACGGGCAACGAGGTCTACGACGCCGGCGCCGCGCTGCTCATCGGACTCCTCCTGATGGGCTTTGCGATCGCACTCGCCTGGGAGAACAAGCGTCTCTTGCTCGGCGAGAGCCTCTCACCACAGGCCGAGCAGGAACTTCACGATATCGTCGCCGGCTCGGACGTCGTCCGCGAGGTCGTCGACTTCCGGACCGTCTTCTTCGGGGCCGAGGAACTGCTCGTGACAGCCGACGTCGTCTTCGAGCCCGACGTCGAGGCCCTCGACGAGCGCATCGCGGAGATCGAGGATGCTCTGAAGGCTCACGACGACCAGGTGCGGCGCGTCTACCTCGAACCCGATACCGGCGCGTGAGGCGGGAGGATCTCCCCCGAAGTCGGCGCCGACCGGGACGAACGCTTTTATCGATATAGAAACCTATCACCACGTGTGCCAGACTCGGCCGACTACCTGCGCTTCTTCCCGTACGACGAGCCCTACGCGAACCAGCGCGAGGCGATGGACCGGATCCACAACGCGCTGGTCCGGGGCCAGGACGTGCTCTTCGAGGGCGCCTGCGGGACGGGCAAGACGCTCTCCGCGCTCGTCCCTGCCCTGTCGGTCGCGCGCGAGGAGGACAAGACGGTCGTCATCACGACGAACGTCCACCAGCAGATGCGCCAGTTCGTCGAGGAGGCCCGCGCCATCGTCGAGACCGAGGACATCCGCGCGGTCGTCTTCAAGGGCAAGGGCTCGATGTGTCACATCGACGTCGGCTACGAGGAGTGCCAGACGCTGCGCGATGCGACGCACGATCTCGTCGAGACCGAACGCGAACACGCGGACCTCGAACGTCGCCAGGAGCAACTGCTCGAAGAGAGCCAGGACGGCGACGGCGCCGCCGCGGAGGCGCGGGCGGCCGTGATGGACGAACTCGACTCGCTCGAAGCGGAGCTCGAGGACCTGGAGGATCGCAACGTCTGTGACTACTACCACAACAACCTCACCGAGCCCGGAGCCGAGGAGGACTTTCACGCCTGGCTCTTCGAGGACGTCCGCTCGCCCGAGGAGATCTACGAGTACGCCGAGAACCGCCGGCGCTGCGGGTACGAACTCCTGAAAGACGCCGTCGAGGGCGTCGATCTGGTCGTCTGTAACTACCACCACCTGCTCGATCCGGGCATCCGCGAGGCCTTCTTCCGGTGGCTCGGTCGCGAGCCCGAGGACGTCATCGCCGTCTTCGACGAGGCGCACAACTTAGAGGACGCCGCGCGCGATCACGCCAGCCGCGAGTGTTCCGAGCGGACGTTCGCGTCGGCGCTCGACGAACTCGACGACGCGGACGACCCGCGCGCCGGCCCCGCGCGAAACGTCCTCGAGACCTTCTACGAGGCGCTCCGGGAGACGTATGATGAATCCTTCCAGTTCGGCGATCGGGAGCGCGTCGGCGAGAACTGGCGCGACGTCGCCGTCGCGAACGACGACCGGCGTGACGACCTCACGCTCTCCTTCCTCCAGTCGTACTCGGGGCCGGGCATCGACGACGACCTCGAGGCCGCCGTCTCGCTCGGGCGCGACCTCGACGAGGAGTACGATGAGGCCTACCGCAACGGCGAGCGCGAGACGCGGACGGAGTGTCAGACCCTGCGGGCCGGCCAGTTCGTCCGCGCCTGGATGGACGACGGGGCGTCAGCGGGCGTCTACCCCGTCCTCGCGGTGCGACGCGACGATGGGACCGACGAGCTCTACGGCCGCGCGGAGCTCTACAGCTGCCTTCCCACGCACGTGACCGGCGACCTCTTCGACGCCCTCTCGGCGACGATCCTCATGAGCGCGACGCTGCAACCCTTCGACGTGACCGAGGCCGTCCTCGGGCTGGACGATCCGGTCACGATGGCCTACGGGCTCGACTTCCCCGCCGAGAACCGCCGGACCTACGCCGTCGAGACGCCGGCGCTCTTCGCGAGCGAGCGCGACGATCCGGACGTCCAGGACACCGTCGCGACGACGATCAGCAACGCGGTGCGGATGACGCCCGGCAACACCCTCGCCTTCTTCCCGAACTACGGCGAGGCCGAGCGCTACGCCGGGCGCGTCGACCCGCTGGTCGAGGCGACGGTCTACCGCGACGAACCCGGCGTGAGCGTCGAGGACCTCCGCTCGGCGTTCGTCGCCGACGAGAACGGCCTCCTGTGTACCTCGCTGTGGGGCACCCTCGCGGAGGGCGTCAGCTTCGACGGCGACGACGCGCTGACCGTCCTCGTCGTCGGCGTCCCCTACCCGCACCTGGACGAGCGCGCCGAGGCGGTCCAGGATGCGTACGACGCCGCCTTCGACGGCACCGACACCGGCTGGCGCTACGCCGTCGAGATCCCGACGGTCCGCAAGACCCGTCAGGCGCTCGGCCGCGTGCTCCGCTCGCCGACCGACGTGGGCGTCCGGGCGCTCCTCGACCGCCGCTACTCCGGTCGGGCCAAGGGAGACCTGGGCACCTACAGCGTCAACGGCAGCTTCCCCATGCACGAGCGCGAGGAACTCCTCGATATCGAACCCCAGAAGCTCACCTACGCAATGGGCAACTTCTACGCGGACCACGGCGCCTACGACGGCGATCCCCCGGCGCCGTGACCAGGGGGCCGGAATGCGGTACGAGAACGCTCTTGTCGATGTCCCGGTGTCGGCTGATCCGGTCCTTACGCCGGTAACGTGACGCGGCTCACCGGCAACCGGTGCGCGCCGTCGAAGAACTCCAGTTCGGTGACGGTGAAGGTGATCGGGTCGATCTCGCGCTCGGCGAGGCGCTTCGCGGCCGCCTCGTCGCCCCCTCGGGCCAGCGTCACGTGTGGGACGTAGTTTTCGCCTTCGAGATCGGCCACGGGGTCGAAGACGTCGGCGAGCTCGGCGTGAATTCGTTCGAGGCCGGGGCTCTCGACGGCCAGGTAGACGACCGGGGCGGTGCCGACTGGCGGGTCGGCGAAGTAGTCGATCCCAGTGATCGCGGCCTCGACCGCCGGCGTCCCGTCGAGCGCCCGGTGCGTTCGCCGCTGCAGGGAGTGCGGGTCTGGGCTATCACCCAGTCGTTTCACCAGCAGCGAGTGCGTCTCCCGGACGCGGTCGAAGCCGTGGAGGTCGGGGTAGAGCGACGACGCGAGTTCGCGAACCCGCCCGGGAACGGGAACGTTGACGCTGTACACACCGTTGCTGGGGGCGCTCGCTCAAAGAACGTGACGGTTCGCGGGTACGAGTGCGGTCGACCGATCCGCGTTCGCCTTAGAGGCGATCGAGGAGCCAGAGGACGATCATGAGGGCGATCACGAGGACGATGACCGTGCTAACGATCTCGGCGACGAACCCGATCAGCGGATCGAGGATCTTGAGGGCGAGGTAGACGGCTATCAGCCCGAGGACGATCTTGAGCAGGTCCTCGACGTCGAGTTCGCCTCGTTCGAGTGTCATAGCCTTCGATAGGTCCATCCGCCACAAAAACCCTCCGTTCAGCTAGCCGACAGTATCCGTGAGCGTCTCGCCGTTCACGGCCGGGCGAAACGTGCGCTGCCGATTGGATCCTGAGCCGGTTGGTGGCGCGTCCTCGAACCGATCGTTCGGCGTCGGATCGCCGGAGTCCGGCGACTCGACGGTGGTGTGACAGGTATTGGCACGTTGCGCAAGAGACTAATGGGCAGGGACAGTCACCTGAGGACGATGGCCGCGTTGTCGGCCCGACTGGTGCGTCTGGTGTGCTGTGGGATGCTCGTCAGCACGCTCGCGATGGGCGCCGTTAGCGCCGGCTCCGCGGGACTGGACGCCGAATCGACCGACGGCGGATCGCTAGTTGCTGGCCCGGATACCGACGCTATTGGCGGCTCCGACCGGAGCGCGTCCCGGGCCGACGCCGTGACGGTCGACGGCGGAACGCGGATCGTCGATCGCGAGGCGCCACGCCCGCTCGTCGACAACGAGTCGTCGCTCCTCGACGGCTTCGACGCCGTGGAGACGACGTTCGACCTCGCCGTCGAGAACGGCACGGCCCACGTCGACGTCGTCTACCGGTACGAACTCGGCGACAACGAGTCGGTCGCGGCGTGGGAGGCGCTCCGGTCGAACATCTCCGACAGCCCGGCGAGGTACGCGGAGGCCGAACGCGAGCGCTGGAACGCCACGCTCCGGACGGCGCGCAACGTGACGGACCGGGAGATGTCGATCTCGGCCGTCTCGGTCCGGACGGACGAGGTCACGACCCCGCGAAGCGCCGGAACGGTGACGTTCTCGTTCACCTGGACGGGGTTCGCCCGGGTGGAGACGGTGATGGTCGAGGTACAGGGGACGCTCTCGCAGTACACGCTCGCGGAAGGAACGACCCTCTGGATCAGGTGGCCCGAGTCCTACAATTACCGCGAGATCTCCCCCGGTCCGGACCACGTCCGCGAGACCGGGGTCGGCTGGGACGGCGCTCGCACCGAGTTCATCGACGACGAACCGCGCGTCGCCATCTTCCCGGCGACGAACGACACCGGATCGGAGCCGGCCCCGGCCGAGGGCGGGCGGAGTCCGCTCGCACTATTCTTCGTGGCGCTGCTGGTGCTCGGAACGGTCGCCACCGCCCTGTGGTGGCGCCGCGACGGCGCGGTCGACCGGCGACCCGACGAGCCGGTTCGTACCCCGCCCGCGGCGGCGGACGGCCCGCCGCCGGAACTGCTGAGCAACGAAGAACGCGTCCTCGAACTCCTCGCGTCCAACGGCGGCCGGATGAAACAACAGGACGTCGTCTCGGCGCTGGACTGGACCGAGGCGAAGACGAGCCAGGTCGTCGGCGACTTGCGCGACCGGGGCGACGTCGAGGTGTTCCGACTCGGGCGCGAGAACGTCCTCGCGCTCCCCGACCGCGAGGAATCGAGTGAGGAACGAATCTAGCGCCTTCGGACGATCGAGACCCGTCGATCGATGGTGATGCGTCGTTCGATCCGGACGTTGCAACGTTTGCCGCCCGCACAGGCTTTAAGCCCCACCGGCACGTTGCCGGGTGTAATGAGTCTCGGGTCGCGTCGTTTCCGCTCGCCCCCTGCGAGCGGCGCGTCCCCGCGACCGCGACGGCTCCCGCGGCGGCCCCTTTAGGGCCACACTCACTCTCACCACTGTCTCCCGGCTGATGCTATTTCACCTAGCATCGCTCGCACAAAAATTTCAAAACCTCGGTTAGCTTGCCGTACAAACTTTATTTTCTAAAGTTAAAGCGGTGTATTTATACGTCCGCGGCCGATTCGTTCGGGTACGACATGACACGCGTTGCACTCGCGTTCTCGGGCGGGCTGGACACGACGGTCTGCGTGCCGCTGCTCGAGGAGGAGTACGGATACGACGAGGTGCTCGGCGTCACGGTCGACGTCGGGCAACCCGAATCGGAGTTCGAAGAGGCCGCGGAGACCGCCGAGGCGCTCGGCCTGGACCACGTCGTGGTCGACGCGACCGAAGCGTTCGCCGAGCTCTGTCTCGAAGCGGTCCGCGCGAACGCGACCTACCAGGGCTACCCGCTCGGGACGGCGCTCGCGCGCCCGGTGATCGCCGAGGCCATCCTCGAGGTCGCCGAGGAGCACGGCTGTACCGGCCTGGCCCACGGCTGCACCGGGAAGGGCAACGATCAGCTTCGATTCGAGGCCGTCTGGCGCGACTCGGACATGGAAGTCATCGCGCCCGTCCGCGAACTCGGGCTCACGCGCGAGTGGGAACAGGAGTACGCGGCCGAGAAAGGCCTGCCCGTCGAGGGCGGCAACGAGGGCGACTGGTCGATCGACACCAATCTCTGGAGTCGCTCCGTCGAGGGCAAGGAACTCGAGGACCCGAGCTACGTCCCCGGCGAGGAGATCTACGAGTGGACCGACGCGCCGTCGGGCGAGACGGCCGAGATCGAGATCGAATTCGAGGAGGGCTACCCCGTCGCCGTCGATGGCGAGGCCTACGACCCCGTCGCCCTCGTCGAGCACTTGAACGAGGTCGCCGGCGCGTACGGGGTCGGGCGCACGGACACGATGGAGGATCGCATGCTCGGCCTGAAGGTGCGCGAAAACTACGAGCACCCGGCCGCGACGACGCTGCTGGCCGCCCACGAGTCGCTCGAAGCCCTCGTCCTCACCCAGGAGGAGCGCCAGTTCAAGGACACGATCGACGCGAAGTGGGCCGAGAAGGCCTACGAGGGCCTGATCGACGCGCCGCTCGTCGGCGCGCTGGACGCTTTCGTCGCCGAGACCCAGCAGCGCGTGACGGGCACGGTCACCATCCGCTTCGAGGGCGGCCAGGCGCGCGCCGTCGGCCGCGACAGCGCGTACGCGGCCTACTCGGCCGAACACGCGTCCTTCGACACCGAATCGGTCGGGAAGATCGAGCAGGCCGACGCCACCGGCGTCGCGAAGTACCACGGCTTCCAGCGTCGCCTCGCGAACGAGTCGATCGCCGCCGTCGAGGCGGCCGAGGGGGCGAACGGGACCGAATCGCCGACGCTCGCGACGGACGGGGGGGCGGCAGCCGACGACGCCACTACGGTCGAAGACGCCGCCACGGCGGACGACGAGACGACAGAGGAGTGAGCATGACCGGGGACGAGGCGACGAACGGGGAACTCGACGCCGACGAGAGCGTCGTTCGCCGCGATCGCTTCAGCGGCGGCCCCGCGCGCGACTTTCTTTCCTCGCTGGCGGCCGACGCTCGCATCTTCGCGGCCGACATCGCGGTCGATCGCGCCCACGTCGTCATGCTGGCCGAGTGCGACGTCGTCGACGACGCGACCGCCGGAGCCATCCTCGCCGCCCTCGAGGAGATCGAGACGGCTGGCCACGACGCGCTGCCCGACGGCGAGGACGTCCACGAGGCGATCGAGACGGCGGTCGTCGACCGCGTCGGACCCGACGGCGGGCGGATGCACACCGCGCGCTCGCGCAACGACGAGGTCGCGACCTGCATCCGCTACCGCCTGCGCGAGGACGTCTTCGACGCGATCGAGGCGACGCTCGCCCTGCGCGAGGTGCTCGCAGAAATCGCCGAGGCCCACGCGGAGACGATCATGCCGGGCTACACGCACCTCCAGCCCGCCCAGCCGACGACCGTCGCCCAGTGGGCCCTGTCCTACGAGTCGACGGTCGCGCGCGACACGGCTCGCCTTTTCGACGCCCTCGGGCGCCTCGACGCCTCGCCGCTCGGCGCGGCCGCATTCGCCGGCACGCCGTTCGAGATCGACCGCGAGCGCACCGCCGAGTTGCTCGGCTTCTCGTCGGTCCTGTCGAACGCGACGGACGCGGTCGCGAGCCGCGACGTGCTCCTCGAGACGACGGGGGCGCTCTCGACGCTCGCGACGACGCTCTCCGGATTCGCCGAGGACCTGATCGTCTTCGCGAACCGCGGCTTCGTCGACCTCGACGACGACTACGCCTCGACGTCCTCCATCATGCCCCAGAAGAAGAACCCGGACACGCTCGAACTCGTCCGCGCGGTCGCGGGCGACGCGGCGGCGAGCGTCCAGGGCCTCACGACGACGCTCAAGGGCCTCCCGCGCGCGTACAACCGCGATCTGCAGCGCGCGACGCCCCACGTCTGGGCGACCGTCGACGCCGTCACCCAGGCGACCGAGGTGGCCGCCGGCGCGGTTGCGACCGCCGACTGGAACGAGGACTCGCTTGCCGGGGCGGCCGGGGAGGGCTTCTCGACGGCGACGGGCGTCGCCGACCTGCTCGCGATGGCCGGCGTCCCCTTCCGCACCGCCCACGAGATCGTCGCGGAGGCGGCGACCGCGGCCGAGGTGGACGACGGTTCGATCCGCGAGGCGCTCGCGGACGCCGCCGAGGCGCACCTCGAGGAGTCGCTCGAGGAATTCGTCGACGCCGAGGCACTCGACGCCGCGCTCGATCCCGCTTCGAACGTCGCGAGTCGCGACTCGGCGGGCGGCCCGGCCCCGGACGCGGTCCGCGACCAGCTGGCGGCCGTCGGCTCGTCGATCGAGGCCGATCGCGAGACGCACGCTGACCGCGTTTGCGTCGTCGAATCGGCGGCCGAACGTCGGCTGGAGGTGGTCTCGACCTATGTCTGAGCGCGACATCGCCGGGCCGATGGCGCGACGTCAATCCGGACTACGACCGCGGCGGGGTCGGCCGCGGTCCCCGCCGGGGGACACTATAAAATCGAATTGATATTCGACGCGTAATCGCGGCGGAAACCGTTCGAAACCACTGTTAGCCTGCGGTACAGATATATAATTAATCAGAGAAGTTCGACGAATTTATGTACCCGTAGCCCCGACGTGGGAGTACCATGACGACGTGTCCCGAGTGCGGGGCCGACCTGTCCCTGCACGACGACCCGGAAGCCGGAGAGATCGTCGACTGTACCACCTGCGGCGTCGAACTCGAAGTGATCGACACCGCGCCACCAGTCCTCGATCGAGCCCCCGAGCTCGAAGAGGACTGGGGTGAGTGACCGTGAAGATCG
Coding sequences within it:
- the argH gene encoding argininosuccinate lyase translates to MTGDEATNGELDADESVVRRDRFSGGPARDFLSSLAADARIFAADIAVDRAHVVMLAECDVVDDATAGAILAALEEIETAGHDALPDGEDVHEAIETAVVDRVGPDGGRMHTARSRNDEVATCIRYRLREDVFDAIEATLALREVLAEIAEAHAETIMPGYTHLQPAQPTTVAQWALSYESTVARDTARLFDALGRLDASPLGAAAFAGTPFEIDRERTAELLGFSSVLSNATDAVASRDVLLETTGALSTLATTLSGFAEDLIVFANRGFVDLDDDYASTSSIMPQKKNPDTLELVRAVAGDAAASVQGLTTTLKGLPRAYNRDLQRATPHVWATVDAVTQATEVAAGAVATADWNEDSLAGAAGEGFSTATGVADLLAMAGVPFRTAHEIVAEAATAAEVDDGSIREALADAAEAHLEESLEEFVDAEALDAALDPASNVASRDSAGGPAPDAVRDQLAAVGSSIEADRETHADRVCVVESAAERRLEVVSTYV
- a CDS encoding helix-turn-helix transcriptional regulator — encoded protein: MAALSARLVRLVCCGMLVSTLAMGAVSAGSAGLDAESTDGGSLVAGPDTDAIGGSDRSASRADAVTVDGGTRIVDREAPRPLVDNESSLLDGFDAVETTFDLAVENGTAHVDVVYRYELGDNESVAAWEALRSNISDSPARYAEAERERWNATLRTARNVTDREMSISAVSVRTDEVTTPRSAGTVTFSFTWTGFARVETVMVEVQGTLSQYTLAEGTTLWIRWPESYNYREISPGPDHVRETGVGWDGARTEFIDDEPRVAIFPATNDTGSEPAPAEGGRSPLALFFVALLVLGTVATALWWRRDGAVDRRPDEPVRTPPAAADGPPPELLSNEERVLELLASNGGRMKQQDVVSALDWTEAKTSQVVGDLRDRGDVEVFRLGRENVLALPDREESSEERI
- a CDS encoding argininosuccinate synthase yields the protein MTRVALAFSGGLDTTVCVPLLEEEYGYDEVLGVTVDVGQPESEFEEAAETAEALGLDHVVVDATEAFAELCLEAVRANATYQGYPLGTALARPVIAEAILEVAEEHGCTGLAHGCTGKGNDQLRFEAVWRDSDMEVIAPVRELGLTREWEQEYAAEKGLPVEGGNEGDWSIDTNLWSRSVEGKELEDPSYVPGEEIYEWTDAPSGETAEIEIEFEEGYPVAVDGEAYDPVALVEHLNEVAGAYGVGRTDTMEDRMLGLKVRENYEHPAATTLLAAHESLEALVLTQEERQFKDTIDAKWAEKAYEGLIDAPLVGALDAFVAETQQRVTGTVTIRFEGGQARAVGRDSAYAAYSAEHASFDTESVGKIEQADATGVAKYHGFQRRLANESIAAVEAAEGANGTESPTLATDGGAAADDATTVEDAATADDETTEE
- the lysW gene encoding lysine biosynthesis protein LysW, which produces MTTCPECGADLSLHDDPEAGEIVDCTTCGVELEVIDTAPPVLDRAPELEEDWGE